AGAGTGACTCTGACATCCACAACAGGGAAATCCGCCAGAACACCTTTCTTCATGGCGTCAACGATTCCCTTTTCTACAGCTGGAATGAATTCGCGGGGAATACTGCCTCCGGTGATTTTATTCCTGAAATCGAATCCATGTCCGGCAGGCATGGGTTTGAGCGTCATTATTACATGAGCGTACTGTCCTTTTCCACCGCTCTGCTTTACTAGTTTCTCGTTGATGTCAACTGATGAAGTGATGGTTTCTCTGTATGCGACCCTTGGGGGAGAAGTATTAACATTAACATCGAATTCCCGTTTCAGGCGGTCCAGAAGAATCTCGAGATGAAGCTCTCCCATGCCCGAAATAACTGTTTCTGAGGTCTCCGAGTCAGTTGATACAGTAAAGGTCGGATCTTCCTCCGCAAGCTTCACCAGAGCCCTGGAAAGCCTGTCTCTGTCGCTTAAACGCTCAAGCATGACAGCTGCACTGAGGACAGGAGCTGGAAATTCAATTGCTTCGAGAATGATCGGATTATCCTTGCAGCAGATGGTATCTCCGGTTGATGAATCCGGAAGGCCTATCACAGCACCGATTTCTCCGGTATAGAGAGCATCTACGGATTCTCTTTTGTTGGCGTGCATCCTGAGGATTCTTCCAACTCGCTGAGTCTTTTTTATGGATGAATTGTAGACATAGGAGCCTGATTCAAGTGTTCCGGAATAGACTCTAAGGTAAATAAGTTTTCCTACATGACGGTCTGTCACGACTTTGAAAGCAAGGGCTGCAAGTCTTCCCTCATCCATGGGTGTTCTTTCAATGGGAGAGCCGTCAATGCAGTGACCGCTGACAGGAGGGAGATCAAGAGGACTCGGAAGATATGCGATAACAGCGTCCAGAAGCCTCTGAATACCCATATTTCTGTAAGCACTCCCGCCAAGTACAGGGCAGATGATGTGGGAGTGAGTTGCTTTTCTGATGGCCAGGCTGAGCTCCTCAGATGTGATGGAACCCCCCTGGCAGTATTTTTCAAAAAGAGGTTCGTCAACCTCACTGATTTTCTCAATAAGATTTTGTCTCCATTTTTCTGCTTCCGCGATCATGTCCTCCGGAATCGGTTCCTCATGCCAGGTCATTCCAAGGTCGGATTTGTCGTAATACACTGCGCAGTTATCAACCAGATCCACTATCCCCCTGAATTTGTCCTCTGATCCAATTGGAATTACAACTGGAACAGCATTCGCTCCAAGCTGTTTCTGAATCGATTCAACTACTCCGAAGAAATCCGCTCCCAGCCTGTCCATCTTGTTTACGAAGGCTATCCTTGGCACGGAATATTTATCAGCCTGTCTCCAGACAGTTTCAGACTGAGGTTCGACTCCGCCAACCGCACAGAAAAGCGCGATAACACCGTCGAGAACTCTCAGACTTCTTTCAACTTCAACGGTAAAGTCCACATGTCCGGGTGTGTCGATAAGGTTTACCATGTGGTCACGCCACTCAGTTGCAGTTGCAGCACTGGTAATTGTTATACCCCGCTCCTGCTCCTGTTCCATCCAGTCCATTACCGCTCCGCCGTCATGTACTTCCCCCATGCGGTGCAGTTTGCCTGTATAGTAGAGGATTCTTTCGGAAACAGTTGTTTTTCCGGCATCAATATGAGCCATGATTCCAATATTGCGAACTTTCGCAATTGAGTATTTTCTTGACATTTGTTTCTATCCGTTCCATCATCTGCTGTGCAGTATTTATTGTTTTGAATAAGCTCAGAAGGCTGTAATATAACGAAAAGGATTGAAATCCTAATTCTGAGGAGATATTTTGTCTGAATTAATCATCAGACCGGTATGCTTCAGCGATATGAATGATATCGCTTCCATATCCAGAACTACGTGGGAGGGAGATGATTACCTTGAGAGACTTGCACCATCGTGGATGGAGGATGACGGTTTTTATATAGGGCTGCTTGATGAGAGAGGCATTGGAACTTTTCGAATAACTCTGATGCCTGATCGTGT
Above is a window of Candidatus Aegiribacteria sp. DNA encoding:
- the fusA gene encoding elongation factor G; translated protein: MSRKYSIAKVRNIGIMAHIDAGKTTVSERILYYTGKLHRMGEVHDGGAVMDWMEQEQERGITITSAATATEWRDHMVNLIDTPGHVDFTVEVERSLRVLDGVIALFCAVGGVEPQSETVWRQADKYSVPRIAFVNKMDRLGADFFGVVESIQKQLGANAVPVVIPIGSEDKFRGIVDLVDNCAVYYDKSDLGMTWHEEPIPEDMIAEAEKWRQNLIEKISEVDEPLFEKYCQGGSITSEELSLAIRKATHSHIICPVLGGSAYRNMGIQRLLDAVIAYLPSPLDLPPVSGHCIDGSPIERTPMDEGRLAALAFKVVTDRHVGKLIYLRVYSGTLESGSYVYNSSIKKTQRVGRILRMHANKRESVDALYTGEIGAVIGLPDSSTGDTICCKDNPIILEAIEFPAPVLSAAVMLERLSDRDRLSRALVKLAEEDPTFTVSTDSETSETVISGMGELHLEILLDRLKREFDVNVNTSPPRVAYRETITSSVDINEKLVKQSGGKGQYAHVIMTLKPMPAGHGFDFRNKITGGSIPREFIPAVEKGIVDAMKKGVLADFPVVDVRVTLRDGTFHAVDSSEMAFRRCASSAFKKAFMKGSPHLLEPIMSVVITTPEEYSGSVTGSVYEKRGNIKALDIQGNAQVIKALIPLSNMFGYATDLRNMSQGRASFTMHFEHYEAVPFSIAEEVLKELKARKVQ